A region of the Flavobacteriaceae bacterium MAR_2010_188 genome:
CCGAAATGATAAGTTAATAGCTTGTAGGCGACAACAAGGGCCTCATTTTTTTCCGGATAATCTGAGTCCTGATAGCCAATCATGCTTTCCTTTAAATATTGAACTCCCATTTCTTCTTCTTCAGGCAAACCATACTGATAGAGAAATCTACCTTTATCTTTCAAAAGCTTTAGCTGAATTTCAGGTCGGGGATCTTCTTTTAGCAAATCCAGTGCCTGGACAAAAAGCTCCAGGCCGGGTTTTGGTTCTCCTCTGATAACTTTTATCAAGGCCCAATTGATCAGTAAATCATACCCCACAACCTTATCCTTTTTGCTTTCCGGGATTTTTTCGTAATAAGCCCAACCTATGGGTGCCAACGAATCCACAACGTTAAAGTTATGAGACCTATTCGCTCTATCAGTAATATCAAGATACAAATCAGCCAAACGTTCGTACTGTAAGGGTTTACTATTTTGGAGTAGGTGAGCAGCCATATCAAAATAAAAAACAGTGCTGTCTCGGTCAAAATGCGGCATTTCTTTAAACCATAATGCCTTGGCGTGGTAAGCTCTACTCAAAGCAGAAACTTGATCAGGTGAAAGTTCTTTTCTTGCAGACTTTTTTATTAGTTGTAAACTTTCAAGAGTGGTTTGATGAAGAGGCTCCTTGTTATCCAAAACCTCTAATGCTTTATCTGTGAAATAGACAGAGCTGTCCGTGTTGAAATGATCCATATTCTTATACCATGCGGCTTTTGCGGAATATGAGTTGCTCAATTCAAGTGCAGCTTTTACACTATCTATAACTTGGACACTTTGTGAAAATAGGCCCATATGAAAGAACAAAGCAGAACACCATATCAAGAATTTAATATAGCAGTGTATCATAGCTTTGCAAGTAAGATTGATATGGACAGTCTTTTATTTGTCATCTAACACGGGAAAATTTTATATTCTCTTAGTAAAATAGATCTAATTGTTGCCGTAATTGGACAAAAAGTAAATAAAATTTTGTGATTTAATTATATTATCACAATTAGAAATTGATTTTGTTGTGTTTTACAGCTGTCCCTTTCTTATTTCTGGTTATTGACTTGCTGGGCGAAGAGAATAACCTTTCATCACTAATATAATTTCACCCAAAGCGTACAAGGTGGATGGTTATTTTTTAGCAGTTTTCATCTTATTTCCCTGAGGAGGCAGCGCGTTATTTCTTCGTATTCTAGTGAGAAGCGACTACTGAAATTTGTCTTTCTATAATTCTAATTACCACTGATGGTCAGCTTTTTTTTTAATTCCAGTTCAATTGTTGTGTTAGCTTCTGAAAGTTTTGTGATAGCAGATCATTTAAACTATCAGAAATGTGGTATGATTTTTTAATACAAAAATTTTTTTCATTCCAATCCTCAAACTCAATATATGGTTATGATTATTGCGCCTAAAGAGCGGGTGACTTATATTTTAGAAAGAATTATTCATTTAAAAACACTGCTCGATAATGCCTGGATCTATCTTATGGTAATGGATCCTACTAACGCAAACGAGATTTTTCAATATAAGAAGAGCTTAAATTGGCTGTCATTATCCAATAAAAAAATCAAGGTAGAAGTTGGAAAACATAAATTTGAAAGTTCGACTACTTATTAAAAAATTTTACTTTATAAGTAAAATTCTCATCAACCTTTCCTTTAACTAAAACTCAAAATCCTTTAAATCCTAGTCAGAATAATGGCTAGGATTTTTTCTTTTTACTCTTATTTCAATTTATAAATTGCTATTAGTTTGTAGATTATGAATTTCTGCTCTCCGAGAGTCGATTGATTTCCACGATTGAACTACCTTTTCTTCGCAAATAATTTATGCGGAAAAGTTCGATAGCCATTTTTATGTCCTCTGCTGTTTTAACATTAAACATTACCCACTTTCCTCCACCATATCGAAATGGTGATGCCAACTTTCTGCCGAATAATATCTTCGTCAAAGACTTTCCTGTTGGTAAGTGTATCTCTCCGTCCATATGGATATGGCCTAACTCCTTTTTGCCGACATAAAAGTCTGCGCCATCTACTTTATCTCTTTCTTGATAGTTCCAATGGGTTAATGCAACAACATTGTCCCAGCTTTGTATTTCTGAACTTATGTTCTGCAATGGTCCCTCTAAAACCGGGGGTGGGATGATAGGGGCTTTTTCTTGAATCTTCATTGTTCTAATTACTATTATTAGGCTGAATTAATCATGTTTCGACAATATCCTAAACTTCAACTCAAATTTTTATATAAAGCTCGGCGATTCATAAGCTGAATAATCTTGAAGGGCAAAGAATCTTTTGATAAAATAATGCATCGAGAGTTTTGTGTCGAAGTTGGGCAACCTTCAAGTTGAAGTTCTGCGCGATAGCAAGATTCTAACTTAAAATCAGTCTAACAACAAAAGATCTTGTTCAATTAAAATGTTGCGATTAGCATTTCCTAGAGCATTGAACAAACGTAGATGCGCGTTCAAAAGATCGAATTGGAGGTTATTGGCCTTTAGACTTGTCTCGATTAATTTTTGTTCACGGGAATTGACTAAGAACAAAGAACTTTCTCCAAGGTCAAATTTTCGATTTTCAGCCTCAACCAATTGTGTAGTACCCAATACAATTTCTGTAATGAGCAGATTTTGTTCAGTTAAAGAGCTTAGCTCTGCAGTGGCGGCGAATAATTGGTTTTTTAAAGTTAATGAAGTCGACATTCGTTCAAAATTAACATCCTGAAGTTTCCAATTCGCCAATTGAAGGGCACCGCGTTCTTTTCTAAGAAATAGCGGTACACTAAAATTAAATGCAGCTTTATAGTTTGCGGTATTTAAGCTATTCACTTTTTCATAATCCGGAGTTAGGAAATTATATTGTAGATCCAGTTTAGGAAGAAGATTGTTACGTTTTAACGAACGCTCTACCTTTAATTGTTCTATCCTGGCGTCCAAACTTCTAAGCCGTGGGTGAAGTGCCAACGTATCCCTATTTTCAATCTCAGTTTCAAAGGCAAGGGAATTCCAGATTACACTCCGCTCCGGAACTTGTGGAATGCTTTCATCTTCAATTTGCAATGGCACACCATTTATCCAAAGATAATTGCTCGCCTTCAATTTTGATTTGCGGAGTTTTAATTGTGCTGCTTCAAGGCTTAACACCCTATTCTGAAAGGTAATTTTCGCCTCTATACTATCAATTGCAGCTTGATCGCCTTCCTCGACCCTTCTTTTTACACCATTAAAACGTATTTCGGCGTTACTTAAAAATGCCTCGTAGATCAAGGTTTCGTTGTAGGCTTCGATCCATTCAAAATAGGCCTTGCTCGATTCAAAAAGAACTTTATTAATGGATATATCCCGCTGGGCCCTAGATTGGTCGAGGTAGAATCTAGCTTGCTTCAGTGCGGCCATACGCTCGTTAATTAAAAAGCCTTGAGCGACAGAAAAGGATACACCAGCACTGTACAAACCATCTTCGGGAACCGTTAGGCTTGGATCTAAAAATTCTCCGCTGTTTTCTTCAAAATTTGCCTTTAATTCAATCCCATACCAAGTAGGGATTTTAAATGCAGCATTGAGCCGATCGTAATATTCTGTTCCTTTGAACTTTTTTCTATCATAATCCACCTCAATCTTAGGGTCAAATCCCCCGCGTGCCTGAAGTAGGGTCGATTCACCGATATTCAATTTTAAATTGGCCTGTTTAACCAAGGGATGGTGTTGCTTTACAAAACCAAGATATTCTTCATAAGTAATTATGTAGTCACTGGGCACAGGCTGTTGTTGAGCCAAAGTGCTCATTGATATCATTAAACAATTTATGGTGATCAAAAATCCTATCTTCTTCATGCTAATCCTTTAAGGATTTTTTGCTATCTCCATTTTCTGGGGCGTAGTAATTAGGGGGAAAACCATTTAATTTTCGCCATATTTCATACCATATCGGCACATCTTCCAACAGAGCAATTGTATAGGCACCTGAACCGATGCTTACATTTTTTGGCCATTCTTCTTTTTCTTTATCTGGGGCGATCAAAATTCTAAATTTACCGTTTTCGCTAATGAAGGTTTCGATAGCTACTATCCTACCGCCATAAGTGCCAAAAGATGCATTTGGCCATCCACTGAAAAAGATTGCCGGCCAACCATCAAATTGTATCCTGATTTCTTCATTTAAATGCATTAAAGGAAGGTCTATCGGTTCTACGAAAGACTCTACTGCGAGGTCATAGTCGGAAGGCATAATATTAACAAGTTTTTCACCTTCTTTAAAGGTCTCGCCAATACCGGCTCTAATAGCTTTATTGATAAATCCATTTTGCGGTGCGGTAATGTAGTTCATCGCGCTACGGATTTCGTAGTTCGTAAACTGGTTCTCTAACTTCTGTATTTCTGCTTCAGCTTCAAACTGGTCGGATTCTGCAGTAAATCGCTCACCACTCGTTTTGGCTATTTTATCTGCATATTCTGCCGCCACACGGCTAATTTCAACTTGAGCATTAATGACCTCATTCTGACTAGACAAGTATTTATTCTCTTGAGAGATCAACTTAGCTTCTGTTTCTTGAAGTTTCAACCTTTTTTCTTCTACATCGGCGACCGATTTTAAACCTTCTTCTTGTAAAGTTTGTGTTCGTTGAAATTGTTTTTGGGCAATAAGTATATTTGTCTTGGCTGCTTCTAGGTCTATGCTATCACTTTTAACCTTGAGATAACCTTGCTTCAGTTTATTTTCCGCCTGTTGAAGTTTTAATTGACCTTCCCGGCGTAAGGCAACAATTTGGTTTCCGAGGGAACCGATTTTTCCTTCGTATGATTTTAAAGATGAAGATTTCGCATCTCTTTGCGAGCGTGTACGCTCTACTAATAGTGGGTCTTGGTATTCATTCTTTATTTCTGAAATATGCAAAATCGTATCGCCTTTCTTTACATAATCGCCTTCCTGTACATACCATTTCTCGATTTTTCCTGGTATTGCCGACTGAATAGTCTGTGGTCTCTTGTCGGGGGTGAGGGTCGTAACAAACCCATTCCCAGAAACGTTTTGGGTCCAGGGCAGGAACAATATTATAATCAGAAGCAAACCAAACGCTACCAATAGCCGGTTTAAAACCTTGTAATGTTTGGTCCTAAAGGCTTGGGCAAAGGAGTCGTATCCTTCTAAGTTTACTTTTTTGTTTAATTGATTATGTGATATATTAAGCATTGCTGTTGCTAATTAAATTTCCATTATCTAGCGTAAGAACTCTAGTAACCCGTTTTCTCCAGAGAGGGTTTCTTGATGCTACAATAATGGACCACGGTTGATGATTGGAGGTTAAGTACTCAATTATGTTCTCGGCATCTTCTGGTTCAAAATGCTCTAAGGGATCTTTAAGCAAGAGTAAAACGGGTTCATGCACAATGGCTCTCGCTAGCACAATACGCTTAGCAACTGAATGCGGTATTTGCTGACCCTCGGGATAAAGAATTGTTTTGAGACCGTTGGGTTGAGTTTTAATAAATGGCAGAAGTCCAATTTTATCCAGAACCTCAAATACTCGATCTTGAGATATAGAGGTATCTCCAAAAGTTATGTTATCTAAAATAGTTCCCTCAAAAGGATGTTGGTCTGGTAATACCTGTCCAATCTTTCTCCTGTAGAGGTTAGGCCAAATTCCTTTTATTGAGGAGTTGTTTATATAGATAGACCCAGAAGTTGGAAAAATAAGCCCAGAAAGCAGCTTAAGCAGTGTGGATTTACCAGAGCCAGAACCTCCGGCAATTAAGATGCGCTCATTGGTATCTACTTTAAAGCTGATGTTATTTAAGATAGAGACGCCATCAGGAGATGTAAAACCAAGATTTTCTAATTCTATATGAAGAGTCTGTCTTGTTGCAAATGGATCAATTCCATCTTGAGGCTCCAACTCTTTATCCACGACTTGTCCCAATTTTTCTAAGGATGTCAAGACATCGTAGAAGGTTTCAAGACCAACGATTAATTTTTCTACCGACGCAATTACTAATAAGATGATAATTTCTGCTGCAACAAACTGTCCTATATTCATTTCTTGGTTAAGGACCAAAAGACCACCTATAATTAAAAGGCCTGAAGTAACAAGAACCTTAAAACCGATCATATAGATATATTGGATTAGTAAAACCCTAAAATGGCTCTCTCTTGCAATAAGGTAATCTTTGGTGAGCTTATCATTACGCCTCATAGCAAGGGAAGTATTACCTGATAATTTAAAACTCAGAATTGACCTCGCGACCTCTTGTATCCAATGAGCTACTTTATACTTGCTTTTGGATTCTTGCAAACTTGTGGTCATCCCTTTTCTGGCAGTGAAACGGAATACCAGATATATTAAACCAACTAAGAGCATTCCATAGATAATAAAGAAGGCGTGATAAAACGACAACAATAACAGTCCGAATATTATTTGAAGCGTGGCCGCAGGAAAATCGAGCAAAATTTTTGATAGTCCTTTTTGTACGGTAAGTGTATCAAAAAATCGATTTGCTAATTCTGGTGGATATTGGTTGCGAAGCTCGCTTACCTTGATTTTTGGAAAGCGGTAAGCAAATTCAAAAGAAGAACGGGTAAAAATCTTTTGTTGAATGCTTTCAAGGATTCTAATTTGCATAATCTGTAAAACACCTTGGAATATTACTCCCAAAGTTACTAGTGCTACTAAAACAATCCAGGATGTAGAAATCTGGGCACCTTGTATTAAGTTAATGATTGCTTGTATACCAAGAGGAAGGGATAATGCAACTAAGCCGGCAAATATGGCATAGTAAACAATCTGCCTTATATCCCGATTATCTAATTGTAAGAGGCCAATAAATCGTTGCCAAGGTGAGAGGGTTGCCTTCATTTATCTTTATTTTTTAGTAAGCCGAAAACCATATTAGTGTAAAAATCAGAAGGCGGAATTTCTTCGGTACAATCCGTGATGGTCGGGAAATGTGCTTGGAGAAAGTGTTGGTGCATAGACCCCTCCACGATTGTGCTTGCCAATGAGGCGGGATATTTGTAATGTGGATCATAGGCTGCTATCGCATCCTTTATCCTTAATATGAGGCGCTTATAAATTCCAAAATATCCAACTTTATTATCCTCGTCTACTTCTTTGGTCAGAAATGATTTAGAATACTCATTAATGACGATTTTGTTA
Encoded here:
- a CDS encoding Outer membrane protein TolC; amino-acid sequence: MISMSTLAQQQPVPSDYIITYEEYLGFVKQHHPLVKQANLKLNIGESTLLQARGGFDPKIEVDYDRKKFKGTEYYDRLNAAFKIPTWYGIELKANFEENSGEFLDPSLTVPEDGLYSAGVSFSVAQGFLINERMAALKQARFYLDQSRAQRDISINKVLFESSKAYFEWIEAYNETLIYEAFLSNAEIRFNGVKRRVEEGDQAAIDSIEAKITFQNRVLSLEAAQLKLRKSKLKASNYLWINGVPLQIEDESIPQVPERSVIWNSLAFETEIENRDTLALHPRLRSLDARIEQLKVERSLKRNNLLPKLDLQYNFLTPDYEKVNSLNTANYKAAFNFSVPLFLRKERGALQLANWKLQDVNFERMSTSLTLKNQLFAATAELSSLTEQNLLITEIVLGTTQLVEAENRKFDLGESSLFLVNSREQKLIETSLKANNLQFDLLNAHLRLFNALGNANRNILIEQDLLLLD
- a CDS encoding Multidrug resistance efflux pump codes for the protein MLNISHNQLNKKVNLEGYDSFAQAFRTKHYKVLNRLLVAFGLLLIIILFLPWTQNVSGNGFVTTLTPDKRPQTIQSAIPGKIEKWYVQEGDYVKKGDTILHISEIKNEYQDPLLVERTRSQRDAKSSSLKSYEGKIGSLGNQIVALRREGQLKLQQAENKLKQGYLKVKSDSIDLEAAKTNILIAQKQFQRTQTLQEEGLKSVADVEEKRLKLQETEAKLISQENKYLSSQNEVINAQVEISRVAAEYADKIAKTSGERFTAESDQFEAEAEIQKLENQFTNYEIRSAMNYITAPQNGFINKAIRAGIGETFKEGEKLVNIMPSDYDLAVESFVEPIDLPLMHLNEEIRIQFDGWPAIFFSGWPNASFGTYGGRIVAIETFISENGKFRILIAPDKEKEEWPKNVSIGSGAYTIALLEDVPIWYEIWRKLNGFPPNYYAPENGDSKKSLKD
- a CDS encoding ABC-type bacteriocin/lantibiotic exporter, contains an N-terminal double-glycine peptidase domain gives rise to the protein MKATLSPWQRFIGLLQLDNRDIRQIVYYAIFAGLVALSLPLGIQAIINLIQGAQISTSWIVLVALVTLGVIFQGVLQIMQIRILESIQQKIFTRSSFEFAYRFPKIKVSELRNQYPPELANRFFDTLTVQKGLSKILLDFPAATLQIIFGLLLLSFYHAFFIIYGMLLVGLIYLVFRFTARKGMTTSLQESKSKYKVAHWIQEVARSILSFKLSGNTSLAMRRNDKLTKDYLIARESHFRVLLIQYIYMIGFKVLVTSGLLIIGGLLVLNQEMNIGQFVAAEIIILLVIASVEKLIVGLETFYDVLTSLEKLGQVVDKELEPQDGIDPFATRQTLHIELENLGFTSPDGVSILNNISFKVDTNERILIAGGSGSGKSTLLKLLSGLIFPTSGSIYINNSSIKGIWPNLYRRKIGQVLPDQHPFEGTILDNITFGDTSISQDRVFEVLDKIGLLPFIKTQPNGLKTILYPEGQQIPHSVAKRIVLARAIVHEPVLLLLKDPLEHFEPEDAENIIEYLTSNHQPWSIIVASRNPLWRKRVTRVLTLDNGNLISNSNA